ataatattattttagattctgatagGAGCGATggatgtgtattattataatataatattatggtttagaacgatgagttatttttttgtaccagAGCCACATTTCACggcttaatatatttataccggGTTGCCTGAAACAttaatggttcaataaaatgtaatggaccaATCATAGGCCACTAAACTATGTTTAAGGGACCCTCAGCAgttagctcactattgattcaataaatgtttaatgattgtTCATGCAACCCGGCATGCATGTCGCAATAGTGAATAACaacattgtatgatattataatataattacataatttattcgaTTTTTTCGTCAAAAGTTAgtttaaaataccatattactataataggaaataaattatatttatagtaaaatgtaaatataatacattttaaaatatctttagaaataGATGCTGCCTCCTCTTAGTATCATTTATCGtaaatgtaatgatttatcattatattcaaattaaacacatGCATATTATGTCGTGATGTAGGTAGTTACTCAATGAAGAGGTACACTCGAAACTTGTTCTTTCCAGTGTCTTTCCCAGTTTAATTACCCAcgatttattagtatttttcaatatcGTACAACgtatacgttttatttaaattgcgtAAACAAGCcacattattagtttataaaacgtactgtacatttaatttattaataataatttcctacGCTTCGCAGACCTATAAGTAATTGAGAATACAACGATTTtatcagatatttaaaaatataaaattataagctgAAAATTCATTACAAGGATGGTAAATTNNNNNNNNNNNNNNNNNNNNNNNNNNNNNNNNNNNNNNNNNNNNNNNNNNNNNNNNNNNNNNNNNNNNNNNNNNNNNNNNNNNNNNNNNNNNNNNNNNNNNNNNNNNNNNNNNNNNNNNNNNNNNNNNNNNNNNNNNNNNNNNNNNNNNNNNNNNNNNNNNNNNNNNNNNNNNNNNNNNNNNNNNNNNNNNNNNNNNNNNNNNNNNNNNNNNNNNNNNNNNNNNNNNNNNNNNNNNNNNNNNNNNNNNNNNNNNNNNNNNNNNNNNNNNNNNNNNNNNNNNNNNNNNNNNNNNNNNNNNNNNNNNNNNNNNNNNNNNNNNNNNNNNNNNNNNNNNNNNNNNNNNNNNNNNNNNNNNNNNNNNNNNNNNNNNNNNNNNNNNNNNNNNNNNNNNNNNNNNNNNNNNNNNNNNNNNNNNNNNNNNNNNNNNNNNNNNNNNNNNNNNNNNNNNNNNNNNNNNNNNNNNNNNNNNNNNNNNNNNNNNNNNNNNNNNNNNNNNNNNNNNNNNNNNNNNNNNNNNNNNNNNNNNNNNNNNNNNNNNNNNNNNNNNNNNNNNNNNNNNNNNNNNNNNNNNNNNNNNNNNNNNNNNNNNNNNNNNNNNNNNNNNNNNNNNNNNNNNNNNNNNNNNNNNNNNNNNNNNNNNNNNNNNNNNNNNNNNNNNNNNNNNNNNNNNNNNNNNNNNNNNNNNNNNNNNNNNNNNNNNNNNNNNNNNNNNNNNNNNNNNNNNNNNNNNNNNNNNNNNNNNNNNNNNNNNNNNNNNNNNNNNNNNNNNNNNNNNNNNNNNNNNNNNNNNNNNNNNNNNNNNNNNNNNNNNNNNNNNNNNNNNNNNNNNNNNNNNNNNNNNNNNNNNNNNNNNNNNNNNNNNNNNNNNNNNNNNNNNNNNNNNNNNNNNNNNNNNNNNNNNNNNNNNNNNNNNNNNNNNNNNNNNNNNNNNNNNNNNNNNNNNNNNNNNNNNNNNNNNNNNNNNNNNNNNNNNNNNNNNNNNNNNNNNNNNNNNNNNNNNNNNNNNNNNNNNNNNNNNNNNNNNNNNNNNNNNNNNNNNNNNNNNNNNNNNNNNNNNNNNNNNNNNNNNNNNNNNNNNNNNNNNNNNNNNNNNNNNNNNNNNNNNNNNNNNNNNNNNNNNNNNNNNNNNNNNNNNNNNNNNNNNNNNNNNNNNNNNNNNNNNNNNNNNNNNNNNNNNNNNNNNNNNNNNNNNNNNNNNNNNNNNNNNNNNNNNNNNNNNNNNNNNNNNNNNNNNNNNNNNNNNNNNNNNNNNNNNNNNNNNNNNNNNNNNNNNNNNNNNNNNNNNNNNNNNNNNNNNNNNNNNNNNNNNNNNNNNNNNNNNNNNNNNNNNNNNNNNNNNNNNNNNNNNNNNNNNNNNNNNNNNNNNNNNNNNNNNNNNNNNNNNNNNNNNNNNNNNNNNNNNNNNNNNNNNNNNNNNNNNNNNNNNNNNNNNNNNNNNNNNNNNNNNNNNNNNNNNNNNNNNNNNNNNNNNNNNNNNNNNNNNNNNNNNNNNNNNNNNNNNNNNNNNNNNNNNNNNNNNNNNNNNNNNNNNNNNNNNNNNNNNNNNNNNNNNNNNNNNNNNNNNNNNNNNNNNNNNNNNNNNNNNNNNNNNNNNNNNNNNNNNNNNNNNNNNNNNNNNNNNNNNNNNNNNNNNNNNNNNNNNNNNNNNNNNNNNNNNNNNNNNNNNNNNNNNNNNNNNNNNNNNNNNNNNNNNNNNNNNNNNNNNNNNNNNNNNNNNNNNNNNNNNNNNNNNNNNNNNNNNNNNNNNNNNNNNNNNNNNNNNNNNNNNNNNNNNNNNNNNNNNNNNNNNNNNNNNNNNNNNNNNNNNNNNNNNNNNNNNNNNNNNNNNNNNNNNNNNNNNNNNNNNNNNNNNNNNNNNNNNNNNNNNNNNNNNNNNNNNNNNNNNNNNNNNNNNNNNNNNNNNNNNNNNNNNNNNNNNNNNNNNNNNNNNNNNNNNNNNNNNNNNNNNNNNNNNNNNNNNNNNNNNNNNNNNNNNNNNNNNNNNNNNNNNNNNNNNNNNNTTATGTGttatattcaatacaatataataattataataagcgacaggaaaaatataagaatttttatttcgcgtaaaatttaataatgaatacaaataatattttcctagtataaaaaatatgtgccTACCGTTACGGTAGTACAGCGTTTGTCTGggtaacattttataatcatttttttttttttaactcaaccAACACATCCTCATTGTGAAACGCATCATCATTGTTAAGACCACTTATCTCAGACTTGTTGTGTGTATATTTTGGCATGTCCATCTTCggcatgatatttttatatagtgtcactataatatatatgacgtgTCACAcgacgttttataatattaaatgctaaTTCCGTGTGTCTATCCGCATCGCGCGTAGGTATAATACTTTTacatattagattttttaatctTTCTATTCCGATAAAAAGTTTAACAAATCATCATGGtttgtaaacactaaacagaataatatgtgatgtaacattataatatagttaatataagtaatttattgtacGTCCATACGAGTGCGACTGTTTAAGAATtgaatgcatatatatatagcttGATAACAggatgttaaaatttaaaattatatatgtagaCTGTAggtatatgacgtataatatgaatttattatctatattattacataataaggAAATTAAATCATTCGTCTGGCCCTAAtcattatactattgtatataagCTGCATAATACCAATTAGCTATTGTTTAAGGGTCCTCGTCGGAAGACCGTCCATCAAAGAAACAATCGTTACAATATTCTGATAAAATAAGCTGATTACATCNNNNNNNNNNNNNNNNNNNNNNNNNNNNNNNNNNNNNNNNNNNNNNNNNNNNNNNNNNNNNNNNNNNNNNNNNNNNNNNNNNNNNNNNNNNNNNNNNNNNACACTCACACGACCGGCCCAAACTTTaagcggcccaccgagattttatCGGTAGCTCACCTAACCAATCCAGCCCTGAAGCCAGACAAAAGTGAAGGATTTTAGTTTGAcggatttcaattttaaaactgattttcaTTGATTACCAAGTTTACTAGGTCTCcatcgaggcgattttgaatatctatttttaaactgtgatatccgtgaataaaaatatgatgtttttgtacctatttatattaacacattAATACGTATCATGCCATTATGATGCTAACaagaattgaaatattaaaaacgatggAAACATAACATAGTAAGCCTGTTAGTTGTTagtcaatcataatccgttttcaaaattaaaatctgtctaACCCAATTCTCCTTAAGatgacgtgatacccgcatgtgttgtctccgtcttacaagagcgcaacatagcaaattatacgcaaaacagaacacgtgtagctccgttagcttaaaaattagagtgaattgaataaaatctaaaggtaagattattatctagacaacctcataaACGTTAGTATAAGAAGAACAAAAcccaaaattagaaaaaatatctattgCCCGTTTTGTACCAAAATTTCAATGTATATATAGACCTGGACCCAACAAAATAGGCGAAATAAATGAGCGAGGTTGGCAAAAACTTATGATGCTGTGTGCTAAaggtaagtatttattttcactttttttttgatcggatttttttttgtaccacaaacattagataaaaataaagttaaaccTTTTTGTACATCGTTTGCAGCATTATCCATAAATTTGTTTGGTGAAGGAACGAATTCAGTAAACTCGTAAACTGTTGACCTTATATCTTATCTTATGATAGAATCTGCTATTTCTACTATTCTTAACCGTCCTTcgtccttatttttttttttttttgaagtataCCACGCTTtggtcaaaattttaaatgaagtaTCCTTAAAACTAACAATTGCTTTTTTTCCTTGagtgtttgtaataattatgtccACTCCATACTtcttaatcaatttatttttgaaagttCTCTCATCACACGTACCattcattttttcatataaaaattttaatgtaaattgacACTCGTTTTCAATCCCGATATACTCGCATACACCACTAAACGCCTTTAATGCATTTTCATCTTGCGGACGTCCCGTcttcttttttagattctgagtggaacgatgaatgtattgattttacaatgatgtgggttttttatttttttttttatttttttttttatttttttatttttttatttttttattttttttgtgtctgtgtacacgataagtagtcgaaataatgctacgattttcaacttcagtatcttgttcgatcagaaagtgaatatcgtttggtgcattggggaggtcaaaatttaaatttcccagtagttttcaaaagcgccgggcaaaaacaaaagaaaaattaatgaaaaacgggaatttttacccaaaattggtttttgacaaaatcgattttggtttttgatgtaactctaaaaaaaatgatatacatatatatatatatatatatatacatcagaTTTTCACTTgttgtttaaattatcattgtcTATACATCAtacaactttcaaaatattttggcttgttttgagctgtttacggacagttACAGtccaattttatagttttttatttgttgggacaaaaagcttgaaaatgtaatacatgggttctaatatattgtttgaatgatagttaaaaaatattaaaatacaaattcacaatttttttttataagtatttaaagttcgaattttgacaaaatttatcaaattgaaaatctaaaaataattttgaagttaaaaatgtatattatgtttgactGTTATGGCTAAggattgcaaatttaaaacaagtttccacGTAAgtggttattctgtaaccaaaaaatataaaaatataaaacacagtttttttttatagtttttttatgttcaaatttggacaaaaaacgattttatttttgttttatattttaaaaatatttttcatgcgTACTTTAAACCTcaacctatagtatattatcatacacaaataatattaattcaacttaccggttaccgtattattagtaataataatataaaatatttaataacataaaaatatatccttagctgacaaaccgtttccgctcagaatcgtttttcgtttaggtaggtacatttatattacatcattaatttcaaatttaacaccaaccataacagtaacccacttgtaacttactgaaCATCAGAGTGACATTCACTTATTtttacctttaagtttgataataggtcaattataaaaaagttgacaacactatatatattatatccaattgGTTTCGCTGAACGCTTATTAATATCGGCCAGCCGTGGGTGAATATTGTTCccggtaaaaattaaaaatgtaggatGTCTTAATTTgtcgttataatataagtttaacaTTATCATTCGTCGGAGGGGGTAATTTGCCGATTACGGAGATCAACTTAAttgtttaattctaaaataatacgagtattattatacatagatgtAATTACTTACCCAGCTGTCTCCACTCTCCGTATCATGTAATTGTATTTAACAGCTATATAAGTACTGTGTTGGTCGCtacttatataacattattatgacgtatgtttCGGTTTCCACgagataaaaacaataatataatagtctgaGCAGAATTTTTACTTTACTGGACATCGTcgacatttttcaattatcttCTTCATCGGAACATCGGTGTAATGGTTCGAAACGCATTTGTTGTACAGATAAGTATTAACTGCGAATTTTACTCATCTGCAAAACCGAGTAAGTATCGAATATCTATATAAAGGTGTGACGAGGTTCACGTTGATCTGACAGACGAATGTTTAACGATGTTCGATCCGGAAACGTACGCTGTGGTAATTACATACAATATGTATGAATAAAACGACGAAGGTACTTTTTCTGGCTAGTCATCGTCCCGTAAGAAACGTATTGCCCTTGCCAGACGTTTAAACGCGTACCACGTACGATACTCAGATAGGTGCGCACttgctaaaatattatctaataatatatatatatgatatcaatacatattttttttacagtttgcCACGTCACGATAAAACCCATagctgtgttataatattataatatattttataatacgtccCACATTATATGTAAGTATTACCTACGTCGTATTCACGAGCTTCTATGAAAAGCGTACTTACCTACGTTTAAGTTTGACCATAGACAGTAGAAttctgtaatttaaattaaatacctccGTTTTACCCACTGACTGATtcgacgataaaaaaaaataagaggtcatgacatcaaaattataattattttaaatctataaacatGGATTTTATAACTGTTAAAACGTCagacataaaactataaaagtcaaCTATATTATGGGAtagtattgatattaattaaaaatatacctttagtaattaataataataaatagctacgagaaatgtataaaaaaagtttaatgtattcagtattaataattcatattacaaGTGTACAGTTATATAACTATCGTCTAAGGAGATGAAGTACAGACAATTGTtcaaatattacacatattaaaatgcatatatatataaatgtataataaataaaaaaaaaaacaatgatcaagcaccaattttattttttttgatgagTTTTAAATAGGCAATTAAAaggatttatatttttcaaacatttaaatgaatttataaagtaatttacaaGTTATCCCGTGTAAGCATagcacaatattgttttattgaatataaatatatttgtatagtgaGTAAAGGAGAGCCttcatacataatttttatttttcaggtagataattcaaaacaacaaatgtataatataatttaatgaaaatcttaaaaactaacaaatgtttacaggtaaattattgtttaaaattgaattactcAATCGCAGaaataaaaacgttataatacataacacgtttttttcgttaaataggtatctatgtaTAGTACAAAATATGGTGACTAATTTCTTGGAGGTATTGCAGGTTCGCAGGTACGAGTGGAAGATTTATAAGTGAAGTGATGGCCCATGGTGCCCGATGGATATTACACCTCCCAACGTTTACAAAATCAATAGAGAGTTTTTAAATCATCTAcgatttcaatttaatatcaacaagtttgtttattatcacgtatatatcttattaaacaaaattaaattttagtatttctggtaatttactaataatatactcatctatacaattttcaaattactatTCTATAgctgtaatttttttctatgtattttatactaaataaacttataagttacagtAAAGAGTTGTTACTAAACTATTAAACCACCTACTAATATAACATTCGTACTTCGGAGAGTCCGTATTGGTTACTGGTCTTTTCGTTTTTGAAATATGGTATTAAGAAAACTcagaatacaataaattattaatataaatttatgtttctattcataataattaatattaacaaaaaaaaaataataaggtcaaaactatattaattgtcTTAAATCTATGTTGTTTAACCGAACCAATatagttcaattatttttaatacctcgAGGTGAAAATACATTATGAAACATAACtctaatgtaaaattatgtatatgcgtgaatatttatatatttatgtatatttacatgTACAAAGACGGGTAACttaaaatttagatattaagTCAGTCAGGAAAAATTAGGAAAGCTGTATTTTATGCCTATAAgacaatatactataaatagtacaagtgtataacattatataactcgcctgactaaataattattaacagtatatatattattatattctacaacATTTTGATTTGGGTCAGTGGGGTCGTCATTTAGACGCCTGCAGGTGACTTTATTTATGACTACAAGTATAATACACTAATTCACATCTAGGAAAACAATGgtcatattttcaaatgaaattgTACCACAACCTAACGCTGAATTTTCCAGACACGGGCAAAAATTAAACGTATATACgaagatattttgttttctacCATGACGATACCAACTTATAGGCgagaattaaaaatcataatatggaCATTAAGTTACTGATTTTGAAACAGAGTTATTGTACAGTTAATTTTCACGGACGTCTTAACTTATGTACACATATTACACACGAACGAATGAACGAAGTCGTGACTTCATGAcattaggaataaaaaaaatactcaatcaTATATCGTTAATCGTCAAGATTATTTGCCTTTGGTAGTTCCTTCTTCCATCTGGAATGCTATGTTGTCCAATCCTAGACTTGAAAATTGTCCCGAACCTCTGTGAGTCTGTGTCCGCCTATCTAATATAGTTTTCAAGTCGAAGTCGTGCGAGGATATCCTGAAgtccaaactattttttttcttcaacgcCTCAGATTTCTTTTCTTCGTCTCTGATCTCTGCTTCTTTTTCTCTCCGTTCCTTTTTATGTTCATTGTACATCCACCTATTATACagggtaaatatattattacagggTAATACAGTTAATATCCGAATTTTCTAACAGTTAGGTTGACATTTTCtaatcaaatcatattattagcTATAAGTGTATCAAAGCCCATATTGAAacccaaaattaattattattaaattcatatttttttataaaaccggTAAGGTTGCTCTGTTGTCGATTTTATACCTCGTCATTGATAGGTACATCGAGTAGGTCACTGTAGGACCCACATGACCACATGCCGATACTTGGTTGTGCCTCCCTCCCCCCTCGACAATGGAAAAAACCAATCCTGTTCTTATTCCTGTTTgaacattacaatattgacCTTGTTGGCATTTATAATTACTCACGTATAGGACCCGGGGCCTGAGCGTACACCAAAGAGTTACaaacataacatttatattaacaaaaacaatttaaactaacTTACTGttgaaacttataataaatattaattaagtatttgttttttaaaaaacatattttatagataaacaCGATGTAGGACATCAATTATACTCACAGAAATATGAGAGCTGCAGGAGCAGTTAATGCGCCACCGAGTAAGAAAAACGCTCCAGGAACCGTCTTCAGCGTGGCCTTGTATACAGCGCTGTACATTGGTCCATAAATAAGGGGCACCAGAGCTTCACATACGCCAAACAGCGAGTTCACTTTTCCTGAAAGTATATTTGTTCGATTAGATAcaaaaaattcgattttaaaacAACCATTGCATACCTAGTTCATCTGGCGGTACGAGCTTGGAAATAATCGATCTCATGGCGATAAATGATGTGCCGTTTACAATATCAACAAGTGgtgctgtaaaaataatattttttgttatcacGGGTTACATTTGTTCTATTTTAACAAATGATTAAGAAACGTTTTGTTTTGACActtgtataagtataaaatattatggcaaataactgataataaagttattattgtattattctcataaaaagtttttatttctcGGAAGCATGCAATATAATACGAATCAATTACAATTAACTTAACTATTCTTAAGATGATTGATTGTGTCCGTCTTGCAAGTTGCAAGTGCATGATAcggcaaatttacgctcagaagcTCACGTTTAGCAtcgttagttttgatattacagTGAATTGACCAGTAATCAAACTTAAAAAGGTAACAACAGTTTTGTGTAAGTGAGTAGGTTTTTTacgatacctattttatatttttaggagagttatgacttatgagttgtGAGTATGATGAATATTgcaatctaaaaattaaaataccgtaAAATACCGacgtacaaatttaaaatacagataatattcttacctttaagtttgacAATAAGTCAATTTACACTAATTTTGaaactaacgaagctaaacgTGGTTTGCTTAATGTAAATttactatgttacgcacttgttaGTCAGAGACAACAAAATGCTGGTTTGGACGTGTAACGTACTCTTAATAGATAATTTTGAACGAGTTctgaaagttatttttttataaaaaccaaaaatgaaatttaacatACCTGCACTCTTTATTTTGATGAATACAACTCACTTAATATTTATCGAGTCGAATTAAGCAttcttatctatataatattatactatttctaATGGTTTTCTTAGTTCTTAccataaaatctaattttagagCTACGAGATTGTACGACTggcaaattattatgaaaattataggacaattattattataatagatactatttgtttgatttttacatTACAAAATGTGTATGggttgtaaataattgttatacaaattattttttacatgtacctacacataataatattataatattcgattttcagaatcatataatagtatagtttcATCGTAGCATTAAGTTATTTTTCAGCCAGTGgtaaataattagtatctacctacttccatttttattacattttttattgaaatataaccAACCCAAATAAAATACGAAATCCGTTGTGGCAAACGCGTAAACGAATCCGGCCAATATTTTGCTCATGCATGATATTACTCCAATTAAGGCGTCGTCGATTTGCAGCATGTGACTGAACACTCCAACCGAAAACATTGTAcctgttttgataaaaaattaaaacaatacacgaatatatttttactagcgtaagaaataaaaatattaaaaaacttaaaaatataattattggtgtATACATTTTGACGAACCTACAAGATTAGTAATCATTGAATACGTGGAAAACATACTGTAGTTCACTTCGTCCCAATTGAATCTTACACGTGTAAACAGATACATCACAGACATTTcacctgtaaaatattatgttataatttatacgctGAACTGTTGAATCATAAaccaaatacctacctatatgtactctttgtacgatataatataaatttatctaattacaaataatatacaatatacaacacccataatatttcataatgtcTAAAACTTTGCGGGGTTCAATAAGTTAATAGTAACAAgatgaattaatatttgaataaactaTGAAGAGTTTCATTTTTTATgcgaatacattttaaagaaatattttttttttacatgatatCTTAGAATTTATAGTCCATGGTCAACGTCTGCCGTATTATCCAAGATTATACTTGGCTCTTATCTGAAtacagaataaatattaatgcaacTGAGAAactgagttataacttatacagttgtattatttatataaataataagtataattaatataaattaagcgtaatttaattctaattaaattacatttacctaCTCGAATagagaaaaatgtttttctatgttattgacattataaaacataattcataataagtaatagttatttaaaactatttgtttattGACAGACAGCGATGagtattttaattgtaagttatatgttttcaaaaaattaaaaagctttGTTCGGAGTCGAAGGACATAGtgattaaaacaattatgttgttaaaatttgaatttttctttgCCATTGTTTTTCTTACTTTCTCATCTAGCGggaatttttctattttaaaaacaaccaTAATGATGGTGTATATAGaagctataatattttcataactgTATACATTTGACTTATAAAATAACCTCCAAATAATTTcattagattaatatttataactactaTAAGTAGGTAGATACAATGGGAAAGTAAAATAAggtttaatgaaataaatcgaaaatttgtataacattagttatacctactgtattactaGATTATATTACTCTTGAGTAAAACTACAAAATGTCGGGATCACATAAGAACTATATGGATaagtagttttttaatttaaataaaactctgtactgtaatacaatttattatgtattatagggTTTATCCGAGAGGGaaacatacatttgtattaaaaaaacacgTAACTGTTATATGAATCATAGACGGTAGCGTTGATTAGATATGCATTTCATTTGTATTTCATATAGGAGCGGTAGATTTCGCGTATAGGTTATgttttacacaatttatatcCGGCATAGTATATAAACGTAATTTTTATGCCTATCAAATCAACCTAATAAAACAATCTATTATCAAGCCGTCAGCTTTACAAATTTCAAGGTCGATTTAAcgagtaaaaaatgaaaataaattgttcgctcaatataaaaaaaaattataataatacttcaagcatatcaattttttatttggatttaCTAACCATGCAAAGGGCCCATTACGACGATGACGACAACCATCAAAGCAATAATTCTTAGTCTTCGGTTGTACTGTCCTTCTTTAAATGTCACGCGGACGGCTTCTTTAATATGGCTCAGACTGAAAAAGTCCTTGAGGAAATCCACACAGGACGTGTCCCTCGGTGGCTCTTTACTCTCAATACTTATCTCTGGTTTCGTCTCCTTGATGAAAACCATGCCATATACAAAagcaaatatgtataatactgtgGCTATGATGTATACGCCATAAAATCCGAGTTCTCGGAACAGTACACCAGATAACGCGGTACCGATGGGCACACCCACGGAACAGAAAACGTTCACTATACCGATTCTCAACGTTCGCATTTTCACCTGAAAAATCAAAACgaacgaattaaaaaaat
This portion of the Acyrthosiphon pisum isolate AL4f chromosome A1, pea_aphid_22Mar2018_4r6ur, whole genome shotgun sequence genome encodes:
- the LOC100169628 gene encoding solute carrier family 46 member 3, which gives rise to MTYDTSGVKREKSSPPEDNHESWQAMSIMSKAKFMLKHCTVEPMLGCYIVSSVLASLATQNLNLQKACRVNLQLDNSTCSALESRTMNNYTKEDEVVVQELVADMIIWKTIVQSSIPSVLIIFIGSWSDRNHKRKPCMLIPIIGEFLTSIGLLVCTYYFYDLPMEVAGLVESVPPAMTGGWMTMFMAVFSYVGDVTTVKMRTLRIGIVNVFCSVGVPIGTALSGVLFRELGFYGVYIIATVLYIFAFVYGMVFIKETKPEISIESKEPPRDTSCVDFLKDFFSLSHIKEAVRVTFKEGQYNRRLRIIALMVVVIVVMGPLHGEMSVMYLFTRVRFNWDEVNYSMFSTYSMITNLVGTMFSVGVFSHMLQIDDALIGVISCMSKILAGFVYAFATTDFVFYLAPLVDIVNGTSFIAMRSIISKLVPPDELGKVNSLFGVCEALVPLIYGPMYSAVYKATLKTVPGAFFLLGGALTAPAALIFLWMYNEHKKERREKEAEIRDEEKKSEALKKKNSLDFRISSHDFDLKTILDRRTQTHRGSGQFSSLGLDNIAFQMEEGTTKGK